A genomic stretch from Shewanella sediminis HAW-EB3 includes:
- the fadI gene encoding acetyl-CoA C-acyltransferase FadI — protein MSDRQQVTNARGDRIAIVTGLRTPFAKQATAFHGVSALDMGKMVVNEMLSRSELDPKQIEQLVYGQVVLMPAAPNIAREIVLGTGMDVATDAYSVTRACATSFQSTVNVAESIMTGNIEIGIAGGADSSSVVPIGVSKKLAHALIDLNKARSFGQKLAIIRRLGLKDLLPVPPAVAEFSTGLSMGQTAEQMAKTYNISRADQDALAHRSHSLATETWNAGHLTDEVMAAHVPPYKSFIDRDNNIRENSTIESYAKLRPAFDRKHGTVTAATSTPLTDGASAVLLMSESRAKALGYDPIGYIKSYAFSAIDVWEDMLMGPSYATPLALKRAGMELEDLTLIEMHEAFAAQTLANMQMFGSKKFAAEKLGRNRAIGEIDMSKFNVLGGSLAYGHPFAATGTRLITQVCRELKRRGGGTGLTTACAAGGLGAAMIVEVE, from the coding sequence ATGAGTGATAGACAACAGGTAACGAATGCTAGAGGCGATCGTATTGCCATTGTAACGGGATTAAGAACCCCCTTTGCAAAACAAGCCACGGCATTTCATGGTGTATCGGCGTTAGATATGGGCAAGATGGTCGTTAATGAAATGCTATCTCGTTCTGAACTGGACCCAAAACAGATTGAACAATTAGTTTATGGTCAAGTGGTGCTGATGCCCGCCGCCCCTAATATTGCTCGTGAGATTGTACTTGGCACCGGGATGGATGTCGCGACTGACGCCTATAGTGTTACCCGAGCCTGTGCGACCAGTTTTCAATCGACGGTGAATGTTGCCGAGTCAATTATGACGGGGAATATTGAAATAGGGATTGCCGGTGGTGCCGATTCATCTTCAGTTGTCCCTATTGGTGTTTCTAAGAAATTGGCTCATGCCTTGATCGATCTCAATAAAGCCCGCTCATTTGGCCAAAAACTGGCTATTATCCGCCGTTTAGGCTTAAAAGATCTGTTACCCGTGCCTCCAGCCGTTGCCGAATTTTCCACGGGTCTCTCTATGGGACAAACAGCAGAGCAGATGGCAAAAACCTACAACATCAGCCGCGCCGACCAAGATGCGTTGGCTCATCGCTCACACTCGTTGGCCACTGAGACCTGGAATGCCGGTCACCTGACTGATGAGGTGATGGCGGCACATGTTCCCCCTTATAAAAGCTTTATCGATCGCGATAACAATATTCGTGAAAACTCAACGATAGAATCTTACGCCAAATTGAGACCCGCGTTCGACCGCAAGCACGGTACTGTGACTGCGGCGACCAGTACGCCACTCACCGATGGTGCATCGGCAGTACTCTTGATGAGTGAAAGCCGCGCTAAGGCATTAGGTTACGATCCTATCGGTTACATTAAAAGCTACGCATTTAGTGCCATCGATGTCTGGGAAGATATGTTAATGGGTCCATCTTACGCGACGCCATTGGCACTCAAGCGCGCCGGAATGGAACTTGAAGATCTGACGTTGATCGAAATGCATGAAGCCTTTGCTGCCCAAACACTGGCTAATATGCAGATGTTTGGCTCTAAGAAGTTTGCTGCCGAAAAGTTAGGTCGTAATCGTGCGATTGGTGAGATAGATATGAGCAAGTTTAACGTTCTGGGCGGCTCACTCGCTTATGGACACCCATTCGCGGCAACAGGAACTCGATTAATCACCCAGGTGTGTCGTGAGCTTAAACGCCGCGGTGGAGGTACCGGACTCACGACGGCCTGTGCAGCAGGCGGTTTAGGCGCAGCAATGATAGTTGAAGTGGAGTAA
- the fadJ gene encoding fatty acid oxidation complex subunit alpha FadJ codes for MEKTFNLARREDGIAILTMDVPGETMNTLRAEFGPEINQVLAEIKADSSIKGLVLISGKKDSFVAGADISMLDACKTAADAKQLSQQGHVVFNELESLKIPVIAAINGACLGGGLELALACHQRVCSLNSKTMMGVPEVQLGLLPGGGGTQRLPRLVGITTALDMMLTGKQLRPKQALKMGLVDDVVPESILLETAVEMALKGKRAPKKVKKSLVTRLLEGTPPGRNIIFDQAGKQVEKKTHGNYPAPAKIIDCVRQGMAKGLTKGLEVEANHFADLVVSKESEALRSIFFGTTEMKKETGAGDVEPRKVHKAMVLGGGLMGGGIASVTTTKAKIPARVKDISEQGLSNALSYAYKLLDKGVKRRHMTPAVRDNLMSLMTTTTEYKGIKDADIVVEAVFEDLKLKHQMVKDVERECGENTIFASNTSSLPISQIAEAASRPENVIGLHYFSPVEKMPLVEVIAHEKTSAETIATTVAFARKQGKTPIVVQDGAGFYVNRILALYMNEAAQLLLEGQSVEHLDKALVKFGFPVGPMTLLDEVGIDVGAKISPILESELGERFKAPAAFDKLLADDRKGRKNGKGFYLYGSKAKQRFKKKAKLVDESVYAVLGLTPTSTDSNNDSQDVAQRCVVQMLNEAVRCLEEGIIASPRDGDIGAIFGIGFPPFLGGPFHYIDSMGAAELVAVLETYQAKFGDRFTPCDRLKEMAENGLSFFE; via the coding sequence ATGGAAAAGACCTTTAATTTAGCGCGTCGTGAAGATGGTATTGCCATACTGACAATGGATGTGCCCGGCGAAACAATGAACACCTTGCGTGCCGAGTTTGGCCCTGAAATTAACCAAGTATTAGCAGAGATAAAAGCCGACAGCAGTATCAAAGGGCTGGTACTTATCTCCGGAAAGAAAGACTCTTTCGTTGCCGGCGCCGATATCTCTATGCTGGATGCCTGTAAAACGGCCGCCGATGCTAAGCAGTTATCTCAGCAGGGACACGTTGTCTTTAATGAGCTGGAATCGTTAAAAATTCCGGTCATTGCCGCTATTAATGGCGCGTGTCTAGGTGGTGGACTCGAATTGGCATTAGCCTGTCATCAACGAGTATGTAGCTTAAACAGTAAGACCATGATGGGCGTGCCTGAGGTACAACTCGGCCTGTTACCCGGTGGTGGAGGAACGCAGAGATTACCACGATTAGTCGGGATCACCACCGCTCTGGATATGATGTTGACGGGTAAGCAACTTCGTCCCAAGCAAGCGCTTAAAATGGGATTAGTTGACGATGTGGTTCCCGAGTCTATTTTGCTTGAGACCGCGGTAGAGATGGCACTTAAGGGGAAGCGTGCCCCTAAAAAAGTGAAAAAGTCATTAGTGACCCGCCTGCTTGAGGGAACTCCGCCCGGCCGCAACATTATCTTCGACCAAGCCGGTAAGCAAGTTGAGAAGAAAACTCACGGTAACTATCCGGCCCCGGCAAAAATTATTGATTGTGTACGTCAAGGCATGGCCAAAGGGCTAACCAAAGGGTTGGAGGTTGAGGCTAACCACTTTGCCGATCTGGTCGTCTCTAAAGAATCTGAAGCGCTGCGAAGCATCTTCTTTGGTACCACTGAGATGAAGAAAGAGACTGGCGCCGGTGATGTTGAACCACGGAAAGTTCATAAGGCTATGGTGTTAGGTGGCGGGCTTATGGGAGGAGGTATCGCGTCTGTGACGACGACCAAAGCTAAAATACCCGCTCGAGTAAAGGATATTAGTGAGCAGGGGCTGAGTAACGCGCTTTCTTATGCTTATAAGCTATTAGATAAGGGCGTTAAGCGTCGTCATATGACACCGGCAGTAAGAGATAACTTAATGTCTCTGATGACGACAACGACAGAATATAAAGGCATTAAAGATGCCGATATCGTCGTTGAAGCCGTGTTTGAAGATCTGAAATTAAAGCATCAGATGGTTAAAGATGTTGAACGTGAATGTGGTGAGAATACCATTTTTGCCTCTAACACCTCCTCACTGCCTATTTCGCAGATAGCCGAGGCCGCCAGCCGTCCTGAAAATGTTATTGGCTTACACTACTTTTCTCCGGTCGAGAAGATGCCTTTGGTTGAGGTTATCGCCCATGAGAAGACCTCTGCCGAAACGATAGCCACAACCGTCGCCTTCGCCCGTAAGCAGGGGAAGACGCCTATCGTGGTTCAAGATGGGGCTGGTTTCTATGTCAACCGTATCTTGGCCCTGTATATGAATGAAGCCGCTCAACTGCTGCTGGAAGGGCAGAGTGTTGAACACTTAGATAAGGCGCTGGTTAAATTTGGTTTCCCTGTCGGACCTATGACGCTACTCGACGAAGTTGGAATCGATGTCGGGGCTAAAATTTCTCCTATCTTAGAGTCAGAGCTTGGCGAACGCTTTAAGGCTCCTGCAGCCTTCGATAAGCTGCTTGCAGACGATCGAAAAGGTCGTAAGAATGGTAAAGGTTTTTATCTTTATGGCAGCAAGGCTAAACAGAGATTTAAGAAGAAAGCGAAGCTGGTCGATGAGTCAGTCTATGCAGTGCTTGGTTTAACGCCTACATCAACGGATAGTAATAACGACTCTCAGGATGTTGCTCAGCGTTGTGTCGTGCAGATGCTTAATGAAGCCGTTCGTTGTCTGGAAGAGGGGATTATCGCCTCACCACGTGATGGTGATATTGGTGCCATCTTCGGAATCGGTTTCCCGCCGTTTCTTGGAGGCCCGTTCCATTATATCGATTCAATGGGAGCCGCTGAGCTGGTGGCAGTATTGGAAACTTATCAGGCCAAATTTGGAGATAGGTTTACACCTTGCGATCGTTTAAAAGAGATGGCTGAAAATGGACTGTCCTTTTTTGAATAA